Genomic window (Leishmania braziliensis MHOM/BR/75/M2904 contig, possible fusion of chromosomes 20 and 34):
cctaaccctaaccctgaccctaaccctaaccctaaccctaaccctaaccctaaccctaaccctaaccctaaccctaaccctaaccctaaccctaaccctaaccctaaccctaaccctaaccctaaccctaaccctaaccctaaccctaaccctaaccctaaccctaaccctaaccctaaccctaaccctaaccctaacccgtgtaccctcaCCCGTGTACCCTCACCCGTGTACCCTCACCCTGTTGAGAAACGCGAATACGATTGGCACTGGGGCACGGTGGGGGGAAACAtggagacgcagcagcggggatGCTATGCGATAAGCAAGTATGGCAGAGGCTGACTTTTTTGAgaattgtgtgtgtggcgttGTGGTGGATGCATGTTTTGCAGATGGGTTTTTTTATAGTTGATGTGGTGAGTTTACGGCAAGGTAGAGAAGCTGCATTACTGTGGAGGTGATATGGGGAATGAGAAGCTGCGCATAGGTCGATTGAACGCCAGTCACATTAGTATGCATTGTAGGGAGGATCTGAAGTGTTTTTTCATGGTGTCGTTTGAGCGCGGGGGTAGTATGTTCGATCTGATATCAGAACGGAGGGGATAAGCATGTGGACTGATTGTCAGTTGAGGCACCCAGACCTTCTTGCACGTTACACGTGCTGTGTTATAGCTGACCCAAAAACCGCGGGCGTAGCCAAAGTCTTCTATGAAAAGGTTGTATGTGGCAGTTGTGGCCGCTGCAGAAAGGGAATTTATGACGGCCGTGCATGCGCCGACTGGTAAACATCACGAGTGAGCAATAGGCGATGCAAGGGAGAGTAAACCTCAGCAAACCGTAGAAGAAATGTACGGTGTTTTTTGTTGTGGAAAGGCGTCTGTAGAGAGGTGATGATATATAGGGGAAGGAACGCTTTGGATTAGAGAAGGGTAGATGGCTGACGGACTCGTCAATAGCAGTAGGCCGGGGACTTTAACGCAGTGCTGtagcggtgcggcggcgagaACAAAGGCGTAACAGAAAAATCTGAGAGGTTAGTATTAGAGGTGCAGAAAGGGCATGAAAGAGCGCATGCCAGCCTGCAGCGAGCTGAGTCTCTCCACCCCCAATGATGAAGGTTTTTtaggaaggaagagggaaaaggagggtTTCTTTGTGCAGGCGTGCTGCTCCGCTAGTTTCTTGATGTAGTCCCAGATGCGTTGTTGAATACTACATGAGGCTTCTCTTCAGGTGAAACGAGCGTCGGGGTGTCACTTTATTGGGTCTGGGGTGTAAAGACAGCGCTGTTGCCAAAGCGCTTCGTGCACACTTGGTCCGTAGGGGTCCTCTTTGATGAACATGCGCACATGCTCGAGTCATACCGAGGCACGCACAGGTTCCCTCACAGGGCAGAAAACGGGTGCGCTGCTCTGAATTGCTGCGTATTATTGCCGGGTGTGCAATGGAGTTGCCTGCAGCTATTAACTGATGTTGGTGTGCATGAGAACCCTGTTCGCAGGGCAGCCTTCGCAGCTTTCGTCCCCTTACCGAGCAGCGTCGGAGGTAACCTGCACAACGAGTATGCAGCCCAATAGTGCCGGAACTGCGCAATCAGGGTGGTGCTCAAAACCTGTGGCTACGTTACCTGCTGGAAGGTCGAAAACCTCGAATGTCCATTGGTGTTTCGCAAGGGCGTCGAGAAGTGCTTGAAAAATGGCCTCGTTTCCAGCTCGTGTTAGACTCCGGGGGGTGTACGCCAGCCACCACTCCAAACTGCCAGGTGGCGTGCTTGGGTTGGAAGCTGCGTGGTGCATTCTTGCTATTTCGGAGACAGTGGATACCAAAAGGggcactgcagcggcgtcaTACAAGACGTCAGCCGCGATAATAGTTAtcgacggcgcagcagcggactCGTGAAAGCAGGGCTGCAGTGCTTCCTGAACAGATGGGAGATCACCCCACCGGAGCAAAGCTGCGGATGCAGTGACTGCAGCGcacgacacacacgccgcaTTGCATTGCTCATTGAGGTTTTTTCGGGCCAGCGACACACACTCGGGGTTGCCGTCTGTGGCCCATACGTGAACCATGGTTGAGGACGAGGCCAACTGCCCGTTCAGATCTGCCAGGCGAAGACTACGCAGCAGAGCACACAGGGCCACGGCGACAATACCAGAGCCGCACCCCAGCTCAATCACGTGAGCTTCCGCCCTCTTAGCAACTCTTAATCGCGTTTGTATGCAGTGAAGATTTTGTACAAGCCATTCGATAAACGCTAGTGCACCACTCCACACGATGAGACCCGTTGAGTCGATACCAGATAGCAGACCCACCGCATCGCAGGGCGGAAGTACATCAAATGCACGGAGCTGGAAGGCAAAGTTCGGCAAGGCCGGCACGACTTCTGCGTTGGGTTTCAGCAGCGTGTACGTCACGAGGGAGTAAAATGGTTCGCCTTCTACTCGCTCCGAGCGGTCAGAGGGATGTGTGGTGGTAAAGGGCATGGGTAATGCCTTGAGACAGCGCCGTGGAGCACCGCCGAGGAACGAGcaatgtgctgctgctgctgtttttcGAGAGAGACTCATTCATACACATAGGTGGATACAGTGAAGAGGGCACAGTGAGAGAAACCGAAACATCAGTCACACTGATGTCGTgagtgaagagaggaggaaagcatTGCGACTGCTGAATTAATGATGAATACAGAACAGTGGGTGGAGGGTGGAAAACACCTCTATACCCTACTGTGGCAGAGTGGTGGTAGGGAGTCAATGAATCCGGCCTCCGGCTCGTCCATTTTAGCCGAGCCTCTCTCCTCGAGCTTCGTTTACCGCGTAAAGGAAAAGACAGAGATCGAGCTTTGCTCGACAGGAATTGTGCACGAAGAAGCCGCCAAGCGGCCATCGTCATCTATGCAGGTGGAGGGAGACGGTACGGGCTGCAGTGCAGAAAGAGGGCCTGTATCTGTCGTTGCCGCCTCCCCGACAACAATCCGTAGTCTatgaagagaagaaaagtaCAGAAGCAGGCTCGCACGAAGCGACGTCACCGAGTAGTAGCACTAAGACCTCCCACACGAAAGCCCCTCCTAGCGGTACAGCGGTTAGTACTCGAATCGCATCCTTGATGGCGACAGGAGCGATGCGTGACGAACTCCAGTGGGCTGCCGAGAGCTTAGATGTTCCCTGCGTTCATTGTGCCGTTGCCCAAGTGAGGTACGTGTGTCGGATGGGGCAAGTCGCACGTCGACAGAGTCCGTCACACCGCCGACAGTGATTGGTAGCCGCAGTATTGGTGCCTCCATCAGACGCGCGATGTCGGTTGAAGTGCTTGCTCGTAGACTGCCCTCAAAACTTCTGCGCGTGTAGCGAGAGGCGATGTAGCTTCGGAGTCGTGCTACGCCTTCGACATAGCCTGTTGGGACGCTGGATGATGGACCTGGTGCAGGATGGTACGTCACCCGCGGCGTTTCTGGGGTGGCATGCAGGAGGTCTTGCTGAGCTTCCTGCGCTGTCAGCTTTGCGAAGTAGGACTTCGTTGGCCTATTGTACTGAACGTCCTTCGTGTCAGGAGGCTTCGTTGTATACGGGGTGATGTGAGGCTGGAAGGTGCACTCGGCCGCGGTCTCGTCAGCCGGTCTGGCAGATGTTCGCTTTTGGTGCTGCTCCATTCCTTTTTCGTACAAGCGCAAGAACACTGTGCTACCTGAAGCCCCGGAAGTGCGTGGCGTCGCAGGGGCTGCCGACGCGCGTCGTGGCGAATGTGTTGCAGCTCGCTCGCTTTGGACTTTGTGAGATGGGTGGCACGGCGACACGCAAGTTTTCCTGTGCTCACTTGACACCGTTTCCACCGCGTATCGAGGGAAGGCGTTCAAGACTGAGCGCCTGCGTTGCGACGAAGTTTGTAGGTTTGGTGGTTTTGTTTCGGTCCTTGCGCGCTCCTTCTTGTCTTTCTCTAGGGTGGCAAGTGCAACGGCTTCCGCCATGCGGGACGGCGGGGTAGGAGGAGAAAGCAACACTGTTGTGTTCCGGTCTGTGGAGAGCGACACCTGCCGAGGTGGTGTTGCGGGCTCAGCCGGAATCGATTCAACGGTGGTGCAACGTTCCAGCATGGGAAGTGGAGAGGCAAGGCAGTagctgcacacacactcagCCACGCGTGCCATATCGACTGCCTCGGCACACGGCTCACCCATCACGATGTCGTACCAGCAGTCGTCTATATCCTCCTGATTCCACCCCAGGGACGTGGCTAACGTAGCAAATCCCGCGTAGCTGAGACGGCCGCCGTAGCCACCGTGCGCGCGCGGGCGAGTGAGGAGATCGATGAGGCGCTCATTTGGCCGCGCCCAACCAAGGGGACTATTCtctgacgacgacgagctAGGTATGGTATTGGGGTCATCAcggcgcagcgacgtcaTTGTGGTGGTGTTAGACAGGACTAAAGTTTGAAACAAAAATGCTGAGAAAGCGATCGGAAAAAGACTGGTAAGACGCAACACAGccctcagcgctgctgtgcacgAACCCTGGGGGTACGCGTGCTTGTCTGAGTAGCAAGACCTCTGTGTCGTTCTCGAGGTAGTCCACGACCGCGAGGAACGAAGAAGTACAatgacgaggaagagggagagctAGTGAGAAGCAGGTGCAGGAACAATAGGAGAAGCGCACGATAATGAATAAAAAATCACCAAGACCGGAGAGTGGTGGGGAGGaatacgagagagaggggtgagccggagagagagagagatctACACTCACGAATGCGCGAAGCTAGAATAACGCAAAAGCCCCTAGCCCTGCAGTATATATCTGTGTACAGTGGCGCTGGACTAGAAGAAAAGGTCTCTTGCAAAAATAGCATAGGTGGCCCGGGTGAGCAACCACGGAGGTGTCCTAATGAACTTCCCTACAATCCTTCTCTCAATAGGGATAAAAACCACAGCGCTCCCCCCTCGGCGCACACCATGAGGCGCCCTTGGCGCGATGCACTTTGGAAGGACGCAAAGCAAGGGAGGATGTAAAACGATATTCGTGTCTTTATTTGCCCTTAGCCAGTGATTTGCggctggtggaggtgacCATAGCGACAGCAGCCATGATGCGCACGCCAGCTGCACGGTAGAGTACAATGTGCGTCCCTACCTCCGTGCACGGAGCTATGAGCGGAGGCTTTCAGTGGGTTAGCGGGTGTTGGTCATGCGTACCTTCAGGAAGCGCCAACAGCAATAACAACGCAAGAGAAGAGATGGTTTGCAGTATTTGGTATTGGAGCGTAGTGTGCGGTTGTGGGTGCTTTGTTTCAATTTTTCTTCTGTGTGCCAGTCATTGGCGGAAACTTCAGCAGTGCAACTTTTCTCACTTCGGTGTCGCTTTGAGGTCGCATCACTCGTCCGCagctctccttcttctcaCCTCGCCCTTGACTCAGCGCGGCAAAGAGTCTATTGGCTTGCGGCTTGCTCACCCCCCGGCACTGTTGTGGCGTGCCAACTGCAGACGCAATGCTCAGAAACGAAcaagaaagaaaggaggaaacttacaaagaaggaaagagaggcgcagtGGCGCTTCTTCCGAGCCGCGCAGCGGAAAACGAGAAAAATGACGCGCGCGtcgaaagggggggggacacgcacagacggtgaaagagagagcgtgttGTGATAAACGCCCGTTCCTTTGGTATGGACACAGCAGTGCAGCTTTCACCGAAGGAAACATACCACGTTGAGAGAAAGAAAACCGTAAGAGATTCAAAACATTCACACAAGGCAGAAATAGATGAATACGTGCAGACCACTGCAAGCCTTATTCGTATTTTTCTTTAGCAATACGAGCACCTGGTGCATACAGACGACCATTCAGATGTTACTTGAGGCTGTTTCGTTGTCGTCATGGGGCTTCCATCGCGCACATCCTTCCCTACCTGTTTCCGATGTTGACGCGCATCATTAACTGAGGGCATGCATGAGTGTCATGcaagacacgcacacgcctcaAGAACAGATGCTACAGGGGTACGTGCATGGGTCTGTACGTTTTGCCAAGGTACCTCTACGCGGGAAAATGCATCTCCCAGTCGGTGAAGGAGGGTAAGGGAGAAAGTGAGTGTGGTAAGGAGTACAGCACGGCTCAGTTGCTTCTCCCTCAGCATAGTCCTCCGACAGAGACTGAAATATCTTTGGAATGGCCCCAATGGGGGGCTGAATCAGTGCGTACGGGGTGTAACAATGCGTGGAGGTGGGTGCACATGAGCCTGTGCGTGCCTAACACAACCACCTGGCCTCCTCAGCAGTAAGCAACGAGGATAAGCATTCCGTAACGTTCTCTCGTTCCCCTAATACACAGAGTTGTTCCTTCAGAAGAGGTCCAACTCCTTTTGAGGAGCGCGCTATAacgtccctccccctaccATAATGAGTGTGCCCCACTACTCTGGGACCACCACATGTGAagcaggaggtgcgccaACAACCGCAGCGATCAGTCGATTCGACTTGACCCATTACACCTCATGAACTTAACGTGGATACGGCAGCAGTTGGTGACAAGATACAGGCGAGCATCGGAAAAGATCAAAGGTTGCACAAAATGAAGAATTCTGACCAAAATGAAAACGCGCCGTACAGCAAACCTTCATagtggagggggagtgggggggcAGATGCCCCAGAAACACAGCGCAAAGAAACACGCAGAGGTAAGGGAAAtactcgcacacacgcgatACGCGCACCTATACACAACCACTaatagagagggagagaaacatCTGCAAACGCAAACCTGCACAACAgagtgtgtgcctgtgctggGCACTAAGGGCACACACAAATGCGCAGAGGGACACAGAAGAGGGCACACAGGGGTCACAAAGACTCGACCGCGGAAAACACGAAGGGGGAGATAACACGAGTGACCCAAAAGATGCGCTAACAGCTGTAAAACCACAGGAGAACAACAAAGACAACTCACACacgccttttcttcctcgaCGGGTCCACTCCACCGCGAACAAGCCAGCCAATtcaggcgcacacgcaacCGCCCCTCGTCCACCTCGGCAGCAGGCTGCGCTGTCGGCGCTACACAAACCGGAGTGGGGGGGCACGCCTTGATCCGGGCGGGCCGCCTCTGGCGTCCTGCTCAATGCGCGGGGGCGTCGTCTGCCGTGCGGGTAACAGGGGggcggccgtggcgcacGCCGAGGGgtccgaggaggaggccggccAGCCCCAGTCCGGGGCCCCCGGAGGCCACCCGCCGCGGCATGCCATAACGTGGTGTGTAGACTCTCCACAGAGGAGTCTGGAGGACTCGATGGCGCCATTCGGGCCGCTCCCGCCATGCTTCCGGCATCCGTGCCGCATTAGCCCACCCGGTGGGATGCCGGAGATACCGCGGGTTtcgcacacatgcacctcGGGGTTCATTGGCGTGGATCTCCGCGCGTCTTTTCCGTCCATAaccgctgctcctctgctcTCCCGCATGCCCTCCTTAAATGTGGCACACCGTGCCAGCTGTGCTTGACAGCGCACGCCGCCACAAGCAGGAGGGAGCCGTGCATAGGCATGTGCCTGCGCACAGAGAGCTCACAGCCTGTCGTCCTGGAAGCACACAGAGGAACAGCGGTGGACACCCCGCGAGGGGAATCCCAAGCACTGCGGGTGGGATGCACGTGATCGCATCACTGCGTGCAAGGCGATAGCGTGAAAGGCGGTAGGCTTCGAGCCCCGAAGGGTTGGCGAATCCCACGTAGCATGTCGGGCGCAACGCCGGGTCTGATGCCCTCATAGCAAGGCGGGAAAAATTGGAGGGCGAGTGGTACCACAATACCAGTGCAACAGCGGTCCGAATTTCGCATAGTCGTAGAAGTATCGACAGGATTCGGCGTGAGCCTGTACAGCCGTCATTGTAACCGCACGCCACTTCCGCATAGTGCCAGGCCAGACCTCCTCGCTGATACCACGTGTCCATGCAGGTGCCTGCTTGAAGGCAAGCTGCAGGCTGCTTAGCCTCCCCACCTTTTGAGAGGAAAGGTGCAAACCACTGAGATGCCGTGCACTGCGGTGGTTGGCATCATTCAGGACTTCATTACACTCGCCAGGCAAGAGACAAAATGTTAGCAAAAGTTTTATTgaggaaaaaagaagaaaacaagcCAAGATGTGGCGTAGTGTCGTTCTTCAAGCAGTcggtgccgcggcggcggcatgaGAGTCAAATGTGGGCCGCATATACTGCGCGGACATCTCTTGAAAGAGAGTGTAGATCTGCAACACCACTTCGCTCTCCTCCATTGCTTGGCAGCACTCCGTCCAGCTCATGGTCTCACTCAGCACGCGCTGGTGAGCAGCAGACCGGCCGCGCAGAAGGTAGTCGTCCCATGGTACCTCCTGCGCCAGCGCTTGCATGTCTGTCCCACTCGCGCGCATCCACGGCCGAAGCcactccttcagctcctcaAACGACTCTGAACCCTTTGTGGGAGACTTGGAGGATGAGCGCCGCAGTCGCTCATATGCCTTGGTGGTGAGATTCTTGCTGAAGCCGGCGTCCATGTCCTTCAGAAAGGCACACAGGCGCTGCTTGTCTTCGTTGGTTAGAAAAGCCACGGCACGTTCACACTCGAGTTGCAATGCGCCAACTGTGTCGTGCTGCACAAAGCATGGTATCTCGTCATCCTCCAGCATGTTAGGAGCGGTAATGAGGCACCGCCTCATGCACGACAAGAGGCCGGGCGTCACAGCGATTTCCAGCACGCTTAGAAGTGGCTCTGTGGATTTTGTCTGGTACAGAGCCGGTGCATCCAGCATTGCGTCACGGCAGGTGGCGAAGCCGAAGCAGCACACCTCTCGCGTCGAGTTCACACTCTGTACGGCGATGTGGACGGCAAGGGGACTCCCCCAGCACGCCAGGCACCGGCGTATGAACACATCCTTTGGGCAGCGCTCCTGCACCGCGTCGCCACACAAATTCTTTTTTATGATGGCGCAGTACGTCTGCCACGCTCGCGCGCATTTCATTGTgaaggcgcacacactcgcTGTGAGCAGCACATACAGCCGATCTAGCGGCGGTGCGCAAAAGTGAAGGGACAACTTTGCCGACCAGGACGCCGTGGCCTCCTTCAACGTGGCAAACCCCGACCCGCTTTCGTTGCAGAAAAGTCGCTCGTAGACCGGCGAGTTCGCCAAGAAGAGCCTCGAGTGGTGCAGCGTCAGCGGTGGGAGGGCCTCCGTGACGACGCGCTCTCTAATGATGCGAACCAAAGTGGCAGAGCTGAGGTCATTGTGGCCTTTACCGTCCTCCTGGTAAAGGTAGGTCACGCATGGTTTCGCAGCGGTGTCACGGGCCCGCTGAAGAGCGTAGGAGTGGTCGATGCTCACAGTGGTATCGTGGGTGCCGTGATGAAGCACAACTGGGCAACTTACGTCTGTAATTATGTCGATTGTGCGAAACCAGTTGTAGCCCAGAAAGTTCGCAATGGACACAGCGTTCTGCGAGAACTCGTTGATGCAGTCGCTAAGCGCAGTGAAAGGGCATTGGAGAATGAGCAGGCAGGGGCTCAGGGGCGGCGGAAGGAAAGCGGCCAAGAATGCGGCGGGAGAGGAGCCAAGTGAGCGGCCGCAGAGGATAACTTGATTTGCAGACACACCAAAGTAGCGGCACAGGAAGAAGTAGGCAGAAAGCGTGTCTTGATGAATGCTCGCCTCGGTGATGGGAGTGTGGGTGAGACCATAGCCGGAGTACTCGAAGAGCAACACGCTGACGGAGGCCTCTTTGCCCACGTATCGGAGCTCCTTGTAGGCTATCCCGATGTCTACGGCATTGGGGTGGGCATACAAAAGAACGTGTGTGGCCTTGGGGTTCACGAGCAGGTAGCCGTAGGTGAAGACGCCGGTTTCGAGATGGGTGAGTGGGTCGACAAGGGGGATGTGGACGAGTTTGTTAGGACGGGTGGAGGTGTCATAGGTGGCGACTTTCGGGCGAGGGAAAATGATCGACTTGACGAAGGCGTCCAGACGGCTGGGCATGACTACCATCCTCAAGAATGAGACGCGTCGCTAACGTGCGTCCCTCTGTATGAGCGGGTGTATGTGGAGCAagcagtggtggtgccaacgaagaggaggggacaACAGTGGCGAAGTGCAGCGAAAAGTGGTAGCAGAGCGCACAGGCAAtaaagcagcggcggtgaagcGAATAGCATTCAccgagaaggggggaggaggggagttGGTACCGCGCAGGCACAGGAAATGGAGCGGGTGTGCCCGAGGAGTTAGCAGGAATTCTcaggaagagagagtggcaacgtgaagagagggagtgtCGTCAATGGTATacgaggagaaggcggcgctcgACTTTATTTCTGTCCGTGTGCTTCACTGTGTCGGTGGAGCCCAATCACACGCAGGCTGCCCACACGGGAGGCCTCAGCGGACAAAGGCGCAAGAGCAATGACAGGAAAAGTATTTTGCGAAAGGACGCGGCCACTAGGAGGAGAACCGAAAACACGGCACAAACGACAGtgcatccacacacacacacacacacacgcgcgcgcatgtATACCCACATTGAATCCCACAGGTCGAGTAGCCCCCATCGATGAGGCTACAGGaagcgggggaggagagccACGTAGGCGGACACACCAGCCGATAAGCAGAGCGCTTGCCCCACTgcaaagagaagcagcaggtCTAGGGGGAGTATGAGAGCCTTGCATCCATCCCCAGCCTTTGGAGCTCtgccaccccccaccccaacAATGTATTGCAGGTATGCCGGCATCGACATACaagagcggcggcagtgggaCCTTCGCATGCACCACTCCCCCTTGCTAGCCACCAAGGCGTTCGTCGCAAAGACCCGGCGCTCCCTCTACAAGTCCTCGAGAGTCGCATACGCATCATGGCGGTAGTCGTGGAGAGTGgccgcgcacacgtgctCATCCAATGCGCACCCTTGATGCAGCATGACATTGTTGGGATACACCGCGAGCACCGTATCTGGACGGAGCCGGCGCTGGCACACGGGGCACACCATCCCTTCCTCAAGCACGACGGCACGTGAGGAAAGGCGAATGCAGCTTTCCTCACTCTGGAGTCTCTTCGCCTGTAAGATACTATTATACACAGCGGAAGCACGACACGCTGTCGTGTTGGCACGTAGCGCATGGAGCAGAAAACTGCTGACCTGTGCAAACGCCATTTCATCTGGAAGCATtggcagcacagcagcagcgtctaTGCCGTCACACGTGTTCATGACCTCAAGGGCCTCCGTCACCCGCGGCGCGCCCGCAGTGGgtctcagcagcgcctcgagcagcgctgtgaaggcgtcgctgctgccgtcagcATACACGCTTCTAGCGTAGGCAGTTGCGTCAGCCAGGCATTCAGATTCATTCAGAAACATTGAAATGGCCGCTTGGTGGCTACCCTGACGCCGATGCACCACAGCCCGCTCAGGAAGGCACCTCGACCGTATGTCTGCTGCATTAAAGTAAGCCGCGGCCGACTCAAGATTCACGTGCGGCGATGTCAGCAGGAACTCGTGAAGGCGGTCGCGCAGCCGCTGACGCTTTTCCGTCTCCATGACAGTTTTGACGGGAGAGGCGAAGAGCAACTCACCGAGCCCTCTCCAATAGCGCTCGTATATGACAGGCTCTGtcacccgcacacgcacgtcggCGAGAAGCTGGAAAAGGTACTCGACGACAAGCAGTAGCCGTGGCGTCGTGCAGGGCGCCTCGGGGTAagcctgcagcacctgcagtgcCACGCCGTAGTGGTGCACATTCTCTTCAGAGAAAAAGACGCGAACAGCACTCTCAGCGGGCACCACACCAAACACCCAGGAAGAGTGCTGCTCAAGCAGTCGATGAAACTGAGTCAGCGGCCGACGCCGAAAAAAGTTCAGCGCAGTCATCATTGCTGTCGCAATGGTACatgtcgctgctgtgtcCTCGGTCGAGAGGGGATGCGCAGATGGGCAGGACGTTAACCACTCCCATAGAGTGGACTGCGCAACATAGTCATCCCCTTTCGCTGCAGGAAATGGATGTCGCTGAAACAACTCTTGGAGCGCTCCAAGCTGGGGCTGCGGTATTTCAGTCCTCTCCTCACTCGTGCTaacgaggtggtgcagctgcgacacCGCCTCATCGTATTGACCATgggcctccagcagcagcgtgaggGCCACCCACTGCCGGTGCTCGCGAAGGATAGCCGCTGCATCTGCTACGTCACAGGCGATCTCGCCACGCAGTAGTGCcatcagcgcctcctccctcttcagtGCACAAAGTGACATC
Coding sequences:
- a CDS encoding serine peptidase: MVVMPSRLDAFVKSIIFPRPKVATYDTSTRPNKLVHIPLVDPLTHLETGVFTYGYLLVNPKATHVLLYAHPNAVDIGIAYKELRYVGKEASVSVLLFEYSGYGLTHTPITEASIHQDTLSAYFFLCRYFGVSANQVILCGRSLGSSPAAFLAAFLPPPLSPCLLILQCPFTALSDCINEFSQNAVSIANFLGYNWFRTIDIITDVSCPVVLHHGTHDTTVSIDHSYALQRARDTAAKPCVTYLYQEDGKGHNDLSSATLVRIIRERVVTEALPPLTLHHSRLFLANSPVYERLFCNESGSGFATLKEATASWSAKLSLHFCAPPLDRLYVLLTASVCAFTMKCARAWQTYCAIIKKNLCGDAVQERCPKDVFIRRCLACWGSPLAVHIAVQSVNSTREVCCFGFATCRDAMLDAPALYQTKSTEPLLSVLEIAVTPGLLSCMRRCLITAPNMLEDDEIPCFVQHDTVGALQLECERAVAFLTNEDKQRLCAFLKDMDAGFSKNLTTKAYERLRRSSSKSPTKGSESFEELKEWLRPWMRASGTDMQALAQEVPWDDYLLRGRSAAHQRVLSETMSWTECCQAMEESEVVLQIYTLFQEMSAQYMRPTFDSHAAAAAPTA